A stretch of Hydractinia symbiolongicarpus strain clone_291-10 chromosome 9, HSymV2.1, whole genome shotgun sequence DNA encodes these proteins:
- the LOC130657188 gene encoding fucose-1-phosphate guanylyltransferase-like: protein MDSKKDTYSDNVIDSKVNVLSSELRTATLDKCKKFENIRGKTCEHPFWDVVVLSALDDAQKKAYETQLADKQSRKELPLSPAYHVVHDPVGVKVGNGGGVIAVLDELEKIYNKKLKTLKVLILLSGGYSQRLPSASLLGKIFTALPMGDPIYQMLEFKLAMYIDFPTRMKPGVFVSSADCIELYELQGDGWNFNSPGFTSLAHPSPIEIGTTHGVHVLENLEEYAKNFKKDSASVGNCRRFIHKPSKEFMRASGAVFLTDSEEYVFSDSAYFMDMDAAHLLLEWYRKRNGLNCEIDAYGDFLQALGPEATKEYCKNVQNVTQVLPELIKTREEIFDILQNTEHHVLMLNKSKFYHIGTTKEYIENFCMDKCFRNEMGCSNHAMVKCPKSLESLKPNNVIFHSSLKNLVGLTENVVIEYTSLNFANDIGMESIISNNIFPSGVRVPAKSFLHTVVIRDEDYPLYVTVAFGVEDNLKKCCNSRSDTKSLKYAGLPFNEALDKLNLLQDPWSEDCVLLNLWHAKLFPAFYDPEDAVQNGAKMLEACRTSKRYKITSKKAVYSCNYSMADVLRLKDLEKILEMRSKLRKEIES from the exons ATGGATTCCAAAAAGGATACATACTCAGACAATGTTATTGATAGTAAAGTCAATGTTCTTTCAAGTGAATTAAGAACAGCTACATTGGATAAAtgtaaaaagtttgaaaacataCGAGGCAAGACTTGTGAGCATCCATTTTGGGATGTCGTTGTATTAAGTGCTTTGGATGACGCTCAAAAAAAAgcttatgaaacacaacttgCAGATAAACAATCGAGGAAGGAGTTACCACTCTCTCCTGCCTACCATGTGGTTCATGACCCTGTTGGTGTTAAGGTTGGAAATGGTGGAGGTGTCATTGCTGTCTTAGATGAGTTagaaaaaatttacaataaaaaattgaaaactctTAAAGTTCTTATACTGCTATCAGGAGGGTATAGCCAAAGACTACCATCAGCAAGTTTGTTGGGAAAAATATTTACAGCACTTCCAATGG GAGATCCAATTTATCAAATGCTGGAATTCAAATTAGCAATGTATATCGACTTTCCAACAAGAATGAAACCAGGTGTGTTTGTCAGCAGTGCAGACTGCATCGAACTTTATGAACTGCAAGGAGATGGCTGGAATTTTAATAGCCCTGGGTTCACATCTTTGGCTCATCCTTCTCCTATTGAAATTGGGACTACGCATGGTGTACATGTGTTAGAGAATCTGGAAGAG tatgcaaaaaatttcaaaaaagattcTGCATCAGTTGGAAATTGTCGAAGATTTATCCATAAACCGTCAAAAGAATTCATGAGAGCTTCTGGAGCTGTATTTCTAACTGATAGTGAAGAATATGTATTTTCAGACAGCGCATACTTTATGGACATGGATGCTGCCCACCTCCTGTTGGAATGGTATCGTAAAAGAAATGGACTAAATTGTGAAATAGATGCATACGGTGATTTTTTGCAGGCGTTGGGGCCAGAGGCAACAAAAGAGTACTGTAAGAATGTCCAAAACGTGACACAAGTTTTACCAGAATTGATAAAAACAAGAGAAGAGATATTTGACATTTTGCAGAACACGGAACACCATGTTTTAATGTTAAACAAATCTAAATTTTATCATATTGGAACGACAAAGGAATACATCGAAAACTTTTGCATGGATAAATGTTTTAG aaatgaaaTGGGTTGTTCGAACCATGCAATGGTAAAATGTCCGAAATCGTTGGAGTCATTAAAGCCTAATAATGTTATATTTCattcaagtttaaaaaatcttgttgGTCTAACCGAAAATGTAGTAATTGAATACACCAGTCTGAATTTTGCAAACGATATCGGTATGGAGTCCATCATTAGTAATAATATTTTCCCATCTGGTGTCCGGGTACCTGCCAAGTCATTTCTACATACAGTGGTCATTCGTGACGAGGATTACCCTCTATATGTTACTGTCGCATTTGGCGTGGAGGACAATTTGAAAAAGTGCTGCAACAGCCGAAGTGATACGAAAAGTTTGAAGTACGCTGGACTGCCATTTAATGAAGCTTTGGACAAATTGAATTTGTTGCAA gATCCGTGGTCAGAAGACTGTGTTCTGTTAAATTTGTGGCACGCCAAATTGTTCCCAGCATTCTATGATCCGGAGGACGCTGTTCAGAACGGCGCGAAAATGCTTGAAGCGTGTAGAACGAGCAAGCGATATAAGATTACATCGAAGAAAGCGGTTTATAGTTGCAATTATTCTATGGCTGACGTTCTGAGGTTGAAAGATTTGGAAAAAATATTGGAAATGAGAAGTAAACTGCGAAAGGAAATCGAATCTTGA